In Cicer arietinum cultivar CDC Frontier isolate Library 1 chromosome 7, Cicar.CDCFrontier_v2.0, whole genome shotgun sequence, a single window of DNA contains:
- the LOC140921017 gene encoding probable ubiquitin-like-specific protease 2B, which translates to MSMFKLDPDNVKHYIVDMFLRNKESDKLFLAPYNSGAHWVLFAINAVSEVIYYLDPVHGDYTNHPGIKTMLDTALKVYRAQRGAKVSKQKSNNITWISIKCPRQTNNIDCGYYILRFMKEIVEKNKTIIPETYFANSSPSYSEEDLMELKEEWCQYVLDMKII; encoded by the exons atgtcgatgttcaaactcgatccagacaatgtaaaacactacattgtagatatgtttttaagaaataaagaaagtgataaattgttcttggcaccatataattcagg ggcacattgggtgctatttgcaatcaatgcggtctctgaagtgatatactatttggatcccgtgcacggcgattacaccaatcaccccggaataaagactatgctcgacac tgccttaaaagtttatcgagctcaaagaggtgctaaagtgtcgaagcagaagtctaataacattacatggatctcaataaagtgccctcgtcaaacaaataacatcgactgtgggtactacatattgagattcatgaaggagattgttgagaagaataaaactattatcccagaaacg tactttgccaattccagtccatcatattctgaggaagatctgatggaattaaaggaagaatggtgtcagtacgtgcttgacatgaaaattatttga